A window from Argopecten irradians isolate NY chromosome 3, Ai_NY, whole genome shotgun sequence encodes these proteins:
- the LOC138318295 gene encoding proteasome subunit alpha type-3-like — protein MSSIGTGYDLSASQFSPDGRVFQVEYALKAVENSGTAVGVRGRDGVVFGVEKLVTSKLYEAGANKRIFNVDQHIGMAVAGLLADARQVVETAREECSNYRYNYGCPIPLKHMTDRVSLYVHAHTLYSSVRPFGVSAIVGSYGKEGPQMYMIDPSGVSWGYHGCATGKAKQAAKTEIEKLKMRDMPIRDLVKEVAKIIYIVHDEVKDKNFELELSWVGEATGGKHERVPENIFIEAEKYAKEALEESDESDEDL, from the exons ATGAGTTCGATAGGAACCGGG TATGATCTCAGTGCATCACAATTCTCTCCCGATGGAAGAGTTTTCCAGGTAGAATATGCATTGAAAGCAGTGGAAAACAGTGG AACTGCAGTGGGAGTCCGAGGAAGGGATGGAGTTGTGTTTGGTGTTGAAAAACTTGTCACATCAAAGCTATATGAAGCTGGAGCTAACAAAAGGATATTCAATGTAGACCAACATATCGGAATG GCAGTAGCAGGTTTGTTAGCCGATGCCAGACAGGTTGTAGAGACTGCAAGAGAGGAATGTTCTAACTACAGATATAACTATGGCTGTCCTATTCCACTCAAA CATATGACAGACAGAGTCTCACTGTATGTACATGCACACACTCTGTACAGTAGTGTACGGCCGTTTGGAGTAAGTGCCATTGTGGGATCATATGGTAAAGAAGGACCCCAGATGTACATGATAGACCCATCAGGAGTGTCCTGG GGATACCATGGTTGTGCAACTGGAAAAGCAAAACAGGCAGCAAAGAcagaaattgaaaaattaaag ATGAGAGATATGCCTATCAGAGATCTTGTCAAAGAAGTGGCTAAAAT TATTTATATCGTCCATGATGAAGTAAAAGATAAGAACTTTGAGCTGGAGCTGAGTTGGGTAGGAGAAG CTACTGGTGGCAAACATGAAAGAGTTCCAGAGAATATCTTCATAGAAGCAGAAAAATATGCAAAG GAAGCACTGGAGGAGTCTGATGAATCGGATGAGGATCTTTGA